The segment CATCATCCGCTGCAGCATGCCACCGGACAGCTGATGAGGAAATTTCTGAAGCGTATCCTCCGGCTGATTCAGCATGACCTTGCGCATCGCGTCACTCATCTGCTTAAAAGCCTCCTGCTTCCCCCATCCAAAATGCTGCTTCAGCACATCCTTCACATGATGTCCCACGGCTCTCGACGGATCGAAGGCGCTCATCCCTTGCTGCAGAATCATGTACATATGACGTCCCCGCATGCTCCTCATCTGGGAACGGGACTGCTTATTCAGATCAAGACCCTTGAACATCATCGTTCCCGAATGAGCTAAGCTTGAGGGATTCAGCTTCATAATCGATTTGCAGGTCAAGGATTTGCCGCTGCCGCTTTCACCGACGATGGCAAGACAGCTGCCTTCCCTCACGGAAAAAGAACTGCCATGAACGAGCATCTGCTCGCTGTGCCGATCCCAGATCTGGAGCTTGTCGACGGTCAGTATATCCGGGCTCATCCAGCCACCTCTCCTTTCGCGAGACGCTGATTTCCAGTCGCCGTACTGGCTTCCGGTACCGCTCCATTCGTACTGAGCTGGGGATTTAATGCCTTCTGCAGTGCATCTGCAAGGAATTGTACAGAAGATACCGTAATGATAATGGCCAGGGCAGGAGCGATCACAAATTCCGGCTTCGTAAACAGAACATCCCGAACCTCATTCAGCATCATCCCCCACTCGGCATGAGG is part of the Paenibacillus algicola genome and harbors:
- the cntF gene encoding staphylopine uptake ABC transporter ATP-binding protein CntF — encoded protein: MSPDILTVDKLQIWDRHSEQMLVHGSSFSVREGSCLAIVGESGSGKSLTCKSIMKLNPSSLAHSGTMMFKGLDLNKQSRSQMRSMRGRHMYMILQQGMSAFDPSRAVGHHVKDVLKQHFGWGKQEAFKQMSDAMRKVMLNQPEDTLQKFPHQLSGGMLQRMMIALGLVLKPELIVADEPTTALDTISRFEVMEQLSLLQQELGCSMILVSHDLGMVQKLADDMLVMKKGHIVEAGKTSELFDHAGHEYTRYLISTKQKLSQAFQQVLGGEDRAGSPVHT